AATCTTCAATCTTGAATTATGTCGAGCTGCATCGATGTTGTGCCTGAACAACTCTGCTACATCCCTTGCAACTTTTGCAATATTGTTCTTGCGGTATATCTGACTCTCAtcaccatcatcatcatcttcgtTAATGGGATCTGTCTTTTTGGGTTCTTGTTAGCCAAGTGTTTTTTTTTGCTTTGTTCTGCTTCTGCTGCTGCTTTCTCTCCTTTCATTTATATTTAAccagagagaaagaaagaaacataTATATTAGATCCTGATAAAAGCTTACTCTGCACCTCTGATGATCAGGGCCTCGTGCTATTTTTACAGTAAAAAAGagaaattctattaattttgctTCCGGGGTTTCTTGTTTTTGTTACAGTCAGGTCTCCATCCTTGGGACTTTTCTTTTTTCAGACCTTAAGGTCCTCAATTGCTGTACAGACCACTGAGAAGAGAGATTATTGGTGTTCTTTTTTGTGTAATTTTCGCGTGAATAGAAGATTATTGGATGTCAAAACACGCATTTGCTGATAAATCTTGATGAAGACACAACACCTTCACCACAAATatcctttctctctctctatgtGTGTATACTACTGCACCATCAACGCTCAGGGACCATGTTTCTTCAGCTGATAAGTGAAGAAAATGAAGAACTCAAGctctatttttcttcttctataCAAGACACCCAACCCAAGAACATTAAAGAAAGATAACCAGTTCTGCAACTTTTGATTCTTGCCTTTTTGTTTACTTCAGATGTTTCACCCAGTTTTAGCTAATTAATACAACCCTACTAGAAATTTTCATCAAGTAAAAAGTCATCAGTTAGCCACCATACCCACTTTCTCAAGAACCCTTCTTCTTTGCTTTTGATCTTTCTCTTCCCTGGATCAACAGGGAGAATTGAAGAAACAATTTTCGATTGGATGTTTATCGACTTTCATTTCTTGTTCATTCATATGTGTCAAGTATTCGTAcaagaaaattcataaaatgTAGAGATCTAGTCCTTAAATTTCTTGGAAACTAGATCAGTATTGTAGTTAATACTATGTGCAGGTGAGTGTACCATGCAGCAGCTTGTTTGATATCGTGACCGTCCGATGTGGCCACTGCACCAATCTATGGTCCGTGAACATGGCAGCTACCTTTCAGTCACTTTCATGGCAAGATGTTCAGGTGATATTGTTGGGATTTCTTGTTTCTAAAAGACAAAACAAAAACAATTTTCAGCTTATTTGCAGGGGGTTTTGCTACGAAATCTAGCTAGGGTTTCTCGGTTCTGTTGCATCTTTAGAgcaaattttgtttttttttttttttttttaaaaaaaaagacattGAATGCATGATCAGAGAGATATTGAACGACTCGTCTTCCAAAATCCTTTCTCTTTCTGATTTctaccattttttttttctgtttttaacatTTCCATCACTGCAAATCCCAGCTGCAGCCGCCATAAACAAAAACCTAAATTTTCAACTTTTTGTGGAGAGCACCTGATTTTTGCGGCCACAGCAGttgtatacatatatatatgtacGAGTCAGGGCCTAACAGtgcctagggtttctttctTTCTTGAGCCTCTTTCTATATCTTTGATTTGATAGCCTCTGTCCTTGTAAATTAGGAATGTTAGTGAGCTTAGATTTCTTTTCATCAGCTTTATCCTCTTCTACTGTTGATACACATCTCAAGAATCACACAACTTCCTTTtgaacctttttttttcttttcaccaCCTGTCAATCTGGGTTTTATTACAATTCTAACTGATTCAGTCTCTTcaaagcttcttcttcttcttcttcttcttcttcttcttcttcttcttcttcttcttgtcacAGTTTTGCTGAGTTAATAAGTTCTTGAGCTAGTTCTTGAATGAAACagggaaaaaaaattaacaagtgAAAAAGGGTTTCCTCTCCTGGGATTGCTTCTTCTTAATTTTACTGGAATTTAAGTGAAGATTACATAatacaattaattatttaaagttctgcaactgattttttttttttaataatgtttaggGAACCAACTATACTTTGCCAGATTACAGAATTGATTTGGGTTCCTCATCCAAGTTCAGTAACAAGATCTCAACTCGAGCTCCAGCAAGAAATGTCGCTGAAGACAGAGTTAATCGACGTGAGTTTTCCAAAATTAATCTTATTTTCTTACTCTTTCTGTTTGGATCTTGAACATGGCATTGTCCttttctcactttctttttttttattttaattatttcgtatATTAGATTTATATCTAGATACCATGCATGTATATAATTCATGTGCTGTTATTTTCCATTTCAGCTCCCGAGAAGAGGCAGCGAGTACCTTCTGCATATAACCAGTTCATAAAGTACTACAATCCACAGAGTCTCTTGAATTTTTCTGATCTTTGCCCTGATGACACCTTTATTCATTGCTGTGAAATTTCttctttaaattttcataaaatcttTACAATCTTTTGTTGTAGAGAGGAGATTCAGAGGATCAAGGCAAATAATCCTGATATTAGCCATAGAGAAGCATTCAGTACTGCTGCAAAAAATGTAAGTGGACAAAGATCTTTATAAAACTCAGCAACCTTTTGCTAGATTTCCATAGTATTATATCAAGATTTTATGGGTATTGACCAGAAAATTTTTGTATTCTAGTGGGCACATTACCCTCACATCCATTTTGGGCTCATGTTGGAGACCAACAGCCGAGCTAAGGTTGATGATGTAAGTACTTTAATACGTGCCATGAGCCTACACTCTTAATGtccaagaaaaaagaagaaaaataagctGCAGGAATTCATAGGATATGTGTAGTATTGAGTTTTGAGATAGAATTGAAATCCTTGATCATGAGCATGGTTAATATAATAGACTAGTTATATTGAAGATTACTTTGTGCAGGCCTCTGAGAAGCAACTAATGCCAAGAGCCGCAGTGTGTAACAAATGATGGTCTTGATTTTTCAAGACCAACTTCATGGAAGTTAATGCTTTTGAAGTAAACCAAGTGTTGACTCCAATGTGTTTCAAAGACATGGATTAATGTCTATATCTATGTTAATTCCTTCATTTTCAATGTATTTTGCCATGACTTGAACTAAGCTTCTTTCTTATTCTGTCCTTTCCATATGAATCCTCCGGTTTCCAATTGAAGAATAggctcaaataaaaaatttcaagttCTATGTTGTTTATCTTGTAAGTTTGTTTCTTTTCATTTCATGGCACTTCTAACATGACATTCTCCGATGATCGAGTAAGCTGTATTGTTATATTGAAATGTTTCTTCCATAATAAATCCTTTTATGTTGAATAGAACTTAATagctaactttttttttttttttctgttgatGCCTACTCAGaagtaaaaaccaagaaaaggaaaaaaaattgataattgaATTTGATATTCAACTAAGAAGATTTCTTTTTCCCAGAAGAATATCAATGGAATCAACAAACTCCAGTGTTTTAAAATCAGATAAATACAAACTTGGCCATTTATAATattaggaattaatttatttaacacttaaattaaatttataacctattaaatatttgaaattattaaaatcatagTAATCCAATATAAATTAGCTATATCATcaataatttgtaaaaaaagaaattaaaaatagtgtCATTGTATTATTGATTTTactttaaatttgattaatagATTTTCATAAActgaaaaagttaataatatagtaaaatttatttttttaataaaatatctacTATATAACTAATTTGTAGTTAAGTGTTATATTTTTATGACTGATTAATCAGATTTGATTTTActtcaaataatataagagtATCAGTATATGTTTGACCTGATAGTAAAGTGCatctgagtaaatctgagaAATCTCAGATTATACTTTTTAATCCcccaattttcatttaaaaaaaataaaaaaacgtaTATATTTGACAGTCAATCTCTCGGCCATAACCTGAATATATACTTgtacatttatattttattattttttattacaaaatacTTCAActtttaatagtaaattaataaatatttaatttttttaaaaaaatattagttttaaatatctaaattaaatacttaaactttaaaaaattatttttaaacataattttaaaattgtgaaTTTAGTCCAgttgtatttaaaaatatttttttaaaaatttaagtgtttattaatttatgattaaaattaaattatttaataaattaaaatattaaaatatataaatgtgcaaatatatatttaatttttataattatatatacccATATAAAATACCAAAAGAACTTCACATGAATTTTGTGACTTAGGAAGTCACACcatttaaaatctaattaatagttcttttgtaaatttattttaataataattttaaaagaaaattgacaTGTAGTAAATAACTAATAATTAAACATCtcctcccaaaaaaaaaaagataaattgttaaaatttagcTAATGGGTATGCAATGCAAGAAATAGTTGATAGTGAAAAGCAGAAACAAAGTAGAATAATTTCCTAGAAATATATTTCTAGTATACATTAACGATTTACATGAAAAAAGTAAATTGAGGAATTTTACAATGTTTCTACAAATGGGTTTCAAGTTTGAAAGAAGAGTATGAAAAAAGCCAtttcctttctctttcaaaAGTAGATATCTTAGGAAAGAGTTGATCTGTCTACCACTCATAATCCATGACCTCTTTGAAAGGGAATTTGATGGACCACCATTTTAGCTTCTGCCCAAGCATCCATATCAACATCACACCCCtccactaaaaaaaaaaaatgcattaaaGCTAGACCTAACACCTTTGCAAATTGTTTCAAttgcttcttccttttcttcacTGAACTTTACTAAAGTAGTTGTGTTATTATATGGTCAAAATTTTCTGTTACTGTCATGCATAACTGAAAAGGGATATTAAATTTAcagctttatttttttttcctttcaattcattttttttttaaataaggatCGGGAATTGAGAGAATAAAACctgaaatctctcaaatttatttaaatacacttaccaccaggtTAAATCTGTGAGTGCTCCTTTTGATTCTTAATCTATCTAATTTTTAGATAGAAAATTATTTCAAGTTTAACCTTTTATTTGGGagtagttttttttaaaataatataattaaggtTTTATAAGATTTAAAAATCTTAAATCTATGTTTCGGAAGaagtatgtttttttttaaaataagattttttgaaAGTTTTTAAGTTTCATTTTCAACCCATTAATTTGGTAGTTAAGAAGGTTTCTCTTAAAGTTAttggatatttttaaaaattttttgtttctttcaaataataaaatattattaaaatttaaattagttgaAAGTCTatccaaaatcaaaaattttatttttcgcaaaattaaaaattaagtggGTCTATGGATCCCACAAAGGTGGGGACCAAATTTTTCCTATTTTTGTGGGGCAAGGATTGATCTCCACCAAGACGGTGATGGAATAGGGAATGGCTCGTGGCCCTTCCTCACCTCGTTGTCATTTCCAAATTTCAAATCAAATTCAGgtcaaattataaattatctGTTACTTTTATATCAaagtgttaattttttttagaaaagtattttttatttatttaattttttgtcaaaatttaatttaattaatagtcTTAATTTAAGATAGCTATTTGGTTCGATTGTTACTAATTATAATTAGTAGCTAATAACTAattctaattaatatatattaaacgtTTAAACTATGTTTaagtattatatttaatatgtaaaaaaacCAATAAGAATACAtgtatcaaatttattttttttaatggtgtacacataaaattattaatttattgtataatatatataataattaaaatgtatgaatataaatattatttctcgtataaaaataaatattatgattaatttagttattatttataataatttttaaatatctaatatgtttttatatttttaaataatttattaatgtaaaattttaatgtcaacttacaattaataaaattttaaaaataatataatctaaatgaaaaataaatcgaATTAGCTACAAATAGCTCTATAATTAGAAccgataaaaaatataattcataaGCATCTTATCAGTTACCTATCATCTATGagatactattttaaaatttttaattttaagtttgaTTATTTAAATATCTCTCAGTTATTTGGTGTATGCATCTAACAGTTAAACTAGACCTGCTAAATAGCATTTGGATCCAATTTCATATTaactcttaattttataaattaattatttaattatatttgaataatttcaagtacttaatattttaatatttttcatggaACAATAGTAAGATTTATTATTTGAATGGATTACTTAAAACAGACATAAAATGGTAT
This Manihot esculenta cultivar AM560-2 chromosome 6, M.esculenta_v8, whole genome shotgun sequence DNA region includes the following protein-coding sequences:
- the LOC110616574 gene encoding axial regulator YABBY 5; the protein is MSSCIDVVPEQLCYIPCNFCNIVLAVSVPCSSLFDIVTVRCGHCTNLWSVNMAATFQSLSWQDVQGTNYTLPDYRIDLGSSSKFSNKISTRAPARNVAEDRVNRPPEKRQRVPSAYNQFIKEEIQRIKANNPDISHREAFSTAAKNWAHYPHIHFGLMLETNSRAKVDDASEKQLMPRAAVCNK